One window from the genome of Thermus sediminis encodes:
- a CDS encoding IS4 family transposase, whose protein sequence is MEEFFRLLRAGLGLESFPVRGLSRIRKVVAVLLGLAVFLWEVRRSGGVLEGLLLRLGGKLGIASERDGPYLLLRGLVRLLNYEVTKEALEEEEGSFG, encoded by the coding sequence GTGGAGGAGTTTTTCCGCCTTCTGAGGGCGGGGTTGGGGCTTGAGAGCTTTCCGGTGCGGGGGCTTAGCCGGATTCGCAAGGTGGTGGCTGTTTTGCTGGGGCTGGCGGTGTTTCTTTGGGAGGTGCGGCGGTCTGGGGGTGTCTTGGAGGGCCTCCTTTTGCGGCTTGGGGGAAAGCTGGGGATAGCCAGTGAGCGAGATGGTCCCTACCTGCTCTTGCGGGGCTTGGTCCGCCTGCTCAACTACGAGGTCACCAAGGAGGCCTTGGAAGAGGAGGAGGGAAGTTTTGGGTAA
- a CDS encoding type II toxin-antitoxin system HicA family toxin — protein MADYAPEVKRLLREAGCYPVRQGKGDHEIWYSPITGRKFVVDGKIKSRHTANAVLRQAGLPKRF, from the coding sequence ATGGCCGACTACGCCCCCGAGGTCAAGCGCCTCCTCCGGGAGGCGGGGTGCTACCCCGTGCGTCAGGGCAAGGGGGACCACGAGATTTGGTACAGCCCCATCACGGGGCGCAAGTTCGTGGTGGATGGGAAGATAAAGTCCCGCCACACCGCCAATGCCGTGCTCAGGCAGGCCGGATTACCGAAAAGGTTCTGA
- the guaB gene encoding IMP dehydrogenase has product MDGGKILYEGLTFDDVLLLPDYSEVLPKEVSVKTRLTKRLWLNIPILSAAMDTVTEADMAIAMAREGGLGVIHKNLSIEAQAAMVRKVKRSEAGMVQDPVTLPPTATLEDAERLMREYRIGGLPVVDLYGRLLGLVTNRDIRFERDLKRPVTEVMTPMARLITAPPGTTLEEAEEILRRHKVEKLPLVDESGRLRGLLTLKDLVKRKQYPDAAKDPLGRLLVGAAVGASRDLSERAEALVEAGVDVLVLDSAHGHSKGILEALAYLKEAFGERVEVIAGNVATREGARALAERGADAVKVGIGPGSICTTRVVTGVGAPQISAILEAVAGVADLDVPIIADGGIKYTGDVAKALAAGAHTVMLGSMLAGTDEAPGEEVLKDGRRYKLYRGMGSLGAMRQGSADRYFQDPGKGGETEAKKLVPEGIEGMVPYKGPVADVLYQIVGGLRSAMGYVGAPDIETLRKKARFVRITVAGLIESHPHDVVVVKEAPNYSR; this is encoded by the coding sequence ATGGACGGGGGGAAGATCCTCTACGAGGGCCTCACCTTTGACGACGTCCTCCTCCTGCCCGACTACTCGGAGGTCCTACCCAAGGAGGTTTCAGTCAAGACCCGGCTCACCAAGCGGCTTTGGCTCAACATCCCCATCCTCTCCGCCGCCATGGACACGGTGACCGAGGCCGACATGGCCATCGCCATGGCCCGGGAAGGGGGGCTTGGGGTCATTCATAAGAACCTTTCCATAGAAGCCCAGGCGGCCATGGTGCGCAAGGTGAAGCGCTCCGAGGCGGGGATGGTCCAGGACCCGGTGACCCTGCCCCCCACGGCCACCCTAGAGGACGCCGAGCGCCTCATGCGGGAGTACCGCATCGGGGGGCTTCCCGTGGTGGACCTCTACGGGAGGCTTTTGGGCCTGGTGACCAACCGGGATATCCGCTTTGAAAGGGACCTGAAGCGCCCCGTCACCGAGGTCATGACCCCCATGGCGCGCCTCATCACCGCCCCACCCGGCACCACCCTAGAGGAGGCGGAGGAGATCTTAAGACGGCACAAGGTGGAGAAGCTCCCCTTGGTAGACGAGTCGGGGAGGCTGAGGGGGCTTCTGACCCTGAAGGACCTGGTCAAGCGCAAGCAGTACCCGGACGCCGCCAAGGACCCCCTGGGCCGCCTCCTGGTGGGGGCGGCGGTGGGGGCGAGCCGGGACCTCTCGGAAAGGGCAGAGGCCCTGGTGGAGGCAGGGGTGGACGTCCTGGTCCTGGACTCCGCCCACGGCCACTCCAAGGGGATCCTCGAGGCCCTCGCCTACCTGAAGGAGGCCTTCGGAGAGAGGGTGGAGGTCATCGCCGGGAACGTGGCTACAAGAGAGGGGGCGAGGGCCCTGGCGGAGCGGGGGGCGGATGCGGTGAAGGTGGGCATCGGCCCCGGCTCCATCTGCACCACCCGGGTGGTCACGGGGGTGGGGGCGCCCCAGATCTCCGCCATCCTCGAGGCCGTGGCCGGGGTGGCGGACCTGGACGTTCCCATCATCGCCGATGGGGGCATCAAGTATACGGGGGACGTGGCCAAGGCCCTGGCCGCGGGGGCCCACACGGTGATGCTGGGGAGCATGCTGGCGGGCACCGACGAGGCCCCGGGGGAGGAGGTCTTAAAGGACGGGAGGCGGTACAAGCTTTACCGGGGCATGGGCTCCCTCGGGGCCATGCGGCAGGGCTCCGCCGACCGCTACTTCCAAGACCCCGGCAAGGGCGGGGAGACCGAGGCCAAAAAGCTTGTCCCGGAGGGGATTGAGGGGATGGTCCCCTACAAGGGGCCGGTGGCGGACGTCCTCTACCAGATCGTGGGGGGCCTTAGGAGCGCCATGGGCTACGTAGGGGCGCCCGACATCGAGACCCTTCGGAAGAAGGCCCGGTTCGTGCGCATAACCGTGGCGGGGCTTATTGAAAGCCACCCCCACGACGTGGTGGTTGTCAAGGAGGCCCCCAACTACTCCCGTTAA
- the dnaB gene encoding replicative DNA helicase produces the protein MEGRIPPHSLEAEQSVLGSILLDSDVMDEIEGLLPSPEAFYAEAHRRIYAAMQALRAENKPVDLVTLSEELSRRGELAGVGGVSYLVGLSEATPTALYAEHYARIVAEKWTLRRLIGAAGEAMRLAYEEAGSLDEILDAAGRRILEVALVRTDTEARPMRELVHETFEHVEALFQNKGEVAGVRTGFKELDGLIGTLAPGSLNIIAARPAMGKTAFALTIAQHAALKEGVGVGIYSLEMPAAQLALRMMCSEARIDMNRVRLGQLTDRDFSRLVDVAGRLSEAPIYIDDTPDLTLMELRARARRLRSQRSVGLIVIDYLQLMSGPGGGRNGENRQQEIAAISRGLKALARELHVPVIALSQLSRAVEARPNKRPMLSDLRESGSIEQDADLVLFIYRDEYYHPHSEKAGVAEIIVGKQRNGPTGTVELQFHAQHVRFNDLAREP, from the coding sequence ATGGAAGGGCGGATTCCTCCCCACAGCCTCGAGGCGGAGCAGAGCGTCTTGGGGTCCATCCTCCTGGATTCCGACGTCATGGACGAGATCGAAGGCCTCCTCCCTTCCCCCGAGGCCTTCTACGCCGAGGCCCACCGCAGGATCTACGCCGCCATGCAGGCCCTGAGGGCCGAGAACAAGCCCGTGGACCTGGTGACCCTCTCTGAGGAGCTCTCCCGCCGGGGGGAGCTCGCCGGGGTGGGCGGGGTGAGCTACCTGGTAGGCCTCTCCGAGGCTACCCCCACCGCCCTCTACGCGGAGCACTACGCCCGCATCGTGGCGGAGAAGTGGACCTTAAGAAGGCTCATCGGGGCGGCCGGGGAGGCCATGCGCTTGGCCTACGAGGAGGCGGGAAGCCTGGACGAGATCCTAGACGCCGCGGGGAGGAGGATCCTCGAGGTGGCCCTCGTCCGGACGGACACCGAGGCCCGCCCCATGCGGGAGCTGGTCCACGAGACCTTTGAGCACGTGGAGGCCCTCTTCCAGAACAAGGGGGAGGTGGCCGGGGTGCGCACGGGCTTCAAGGAGCTGGATGGGCTCATCGGCACCCTGGCCCCCGGCTCCCTCAACATCATCGCCGCCCGCCCCGCCATGGGCAAGACGGCCTTCGCCCTCACCATCGCCCAGCACGCCGCCTTGAAGGAAGGGGTGGGGGTGGGAATCTACTCCTTGGAGATGCCCGCAGCCCAGCTGGCCCTGCGCATGATGTGCTCCGAGGCCCGCATCGACATGAACCGGGTCCGGCTGGGGCAGCTCACCGACCGGGACTTCTCCCGGCTGGTGGACGTGGCGGGCCGCCTCTCCGAGGCCCCGATCTACATCGACGACACCCCCGACCTCACCCTCATGGAGCTTAGGGCCCGCGCAAGGCGCCTTAGGAGCCAGAGGAGCGTGGGGCTGATCGTCATAGACTACCTCCAGCTGATGTCCGGACCAGGGGGGGGCCGCAACGGGGAGAACCGCCAGCAGGAGATCGCCGCCATCTCCCGGGGCCTTAAGGCCCTGGCCCGGGAGCTCCACGTCCCCGTGATCGCCCTAAGCCAGCTCTCCCGGGCCGTGGAGGCCCGGCCCAACAAGCGCCCCATGCTCTCGGACCTCCGGGAGTCGGGAAGCATTGAGCAGGACGCCGACCTGGTGTTGTTCATCTACCGGGATGAGTACTACCACCCTCACTCGGAGAAGGCGGGGGTGGCGGAGATCATTGTGGGCAAGCAAAGGAACGGCCCCACGGGCACCGTGGAGCTCCAGTTCCACGCCCAGCACGTGCGCTTCAACGACCTGGCCCGGGAACCCTAG
- a CDS encoding rhomboid family intramembrane serine protease, which produces MLPLYDINHARRPAFVVRGLVLANALAFLWMLALDPGAVVQDYGFIPALFFQDPWGEGYRLLTSMFLHGGFFHILSNMWFLWVFGDNVEDRMGHGRFLLFYLLGGVVAALAQGLFMPASSIPMIGASGAVSAVLGAYYILFPRAYVVSLVFLILPLFLTLPAAVYLGYWALLQLLQGLLGLPGVAWWAHLGGFLFGALAGPRWARRWRHW; this is translated from the coding sequence GTGCTCCCCCTCTACGACATAAACCACGCCCGCCGCCCCGCCTTTGTGGTCAGGGGCCTGGTCCTGGCCAACGCCCTGGCCTTCCTATGGATGCTGGCCCTGGACCCCGGGGCCGTGGTCCAGGACTACGGCTTCATCCCCGCCCTCTTCTTCCAAGACCCCTGGGGAGAAGGGTACCGCCTCCTAACCAGCATGTTCCTCCACGGGGGCTTCTTTCATATCCTCTCCAACATGTGGTTCCTATGGGTCTTCGGGGACAACGTGGAGGACCGCATGGGCCACGGCCGCTTCCTCCTCTTCTACCTCCTGGGCGGGGTGGTGGCCGCTTTGGCCCAGGGCCTCTTCATGCCCGCCTCTAGCATCCCCATGATCGGGGCCAGCGGGGCGGTTTCCGCCGTCTTAGGGGCCTACTACATCCTCTTCCCCCGGGCCTACGTGGTCTCCCTGGTCTTCTTGATCCTCCCCCTTTTCCTCACCTTGCCGGCGGCGGTCTACCTGGGGTACTGGGCCCTCCTCCAGCTCCTCCAGGGCCTTTTGGGCCTTCCTGGGGTAGCCTGGTGGGCCCACCTGGGGGGCTTTCTCTTCGGGGCCCTGGCGGGCCCCCGTTGGGCCAGGCGCTGGCGGCATTGGTAG
- a CDS encoding protoglobin domain-containing protein, with the protein MDPSGLLDLLKRRTGFTEAHAALLKDLGAVMVPIAPEVALAFYDYLGRDGELAAILHAVPGRVERLYGTFAEWYRELFSGAYDRAYAERRRRIGLVHARLGIGPKAIIPAMGLVQELSLEHLRTALRGPEVFGAVEAFEKILAIELALVEESYFEALSSGLALGHRDLVEALKAGAKALLAP; encoded by the coding sequence GTGGACCCCAGCGGGCTCTTGGACCTGCTCAAGCGCCGCACCGGCTTCACCGAGGCCCACGCTGCCCTCTTGAAGGACCTGGGGGCGGTCATGGTCCCCATCGCCCCGGAGGTGGCCCTGGCCTTTTACGACTATCTGGGGCGGGATGGGGAGCTCGCGGCCATCCTCCACGCGGTGCCGGGGCGGGTGGAAAGGCTTTATGGCACTTTCGCCGAGTGGTACCGGGAGCTTTTCTCGGGGGCCTATGACCGGGCCTATGCGGAAAGGCGCAGGCGGATTGGCTTGGTCCACGCCCGCCTAGGCATAGGCCCTAAGGCCATCATCCCCGCCATGGGTCTCGTGCAGGAGCTTTCTCTGGAGCACCTGCGCACCGCCCTGCGGGGCCCCGAGGTCTTCGGCGCTGTGGAGGCCTTTGAGAAGATTCTAGCCATAGAGCTGGCCTTGGTGGAGGAGAGCTACTTTGAGGCTCTCTCCTCTGGCCTCGCCCTGGGCCACCGGGACCTGGTGGAGGCCCTGAAGGCGGGGGCCAAGGCCCTTTTGGCCCCCTAG
- a CDS encoding glutamate synthase-related protein: protein MTLKEAYPDIPLGQDACGIIAMAGKSGKPSHRIVRRTLESLYRMAHRAGAIRGEGDGTGIQTDIPRELWTGFLERAGHDPRIAFNPRFFVGHFFVPKGEEGRLGEFFDLLRREGQRLGVRPIHFQRGKVASEVLGPVGRRTEPLFLQVAGLSPDGDAPLWELGLRLEAQFPVHVVSLSTHSVVYKVRGAAELLKRYYPELSRSEFKSAIALGHNRYSTNTLSTFEQVQPFGLLGHNGEINTIERLRREMDFLGIPRTGGSDSQDLNRMLEGLIYRYGLTLPEAVDLVFPPVLGEIKGLSPELQDLYMALRQRFGPLAQGPAAIVSRHGDEAVFATDAMGLRPLWQFETPYEIVFSSERGVFSAEEFVTEPKPLAPGEKVYLRLTKEGAQVLPFDRHQRLVLERLSARTPVAGYRVHLQGPLRQAPPPVAGGSEAQVEERPAPPPLGLERAFGWDRWDGAYLEALARTGNEPIGSLGYDGPLAALNPEKPNLAEFFKETVAVVTNPAIDREREIEHFSTRTLLGRRPLPHGQGGGRVEELLIPLVLEGDQPLAEAFGTLTLEEVKARFHTAFLVPQFAVEEGLLVGLRRLEEEAVKAVEAGAEVLILSDREAFQGGVWIDIGLAVAAVNRALMRRGPDGVALRRKTSILVHSGGVRNLHDLAFLLGLGAEAVAPWLLEEKARALEGRKGVANVLEALRKGLEKVISTMGIHELRGYGKIFSSLGLKPELAEYFGTRNFLGSESGGYGFLELERTLLEREGFFRAEKVMPAKDFRFNPRIYKAAQEVATGQAPYSHFQEKVRSLERESPVAARQLLEVRFPERSGVAPEEVDLSVKGHSLPFVISAMSFGSQGEAAFRAYAEAAKRLNMLCINGEGGEIPDMLGKYTYWRGQQVASGRFGVHAYMLNSASVIEIKIGQGAKPGEGGHLPGKKVSPKVAAARNAVPGVDLISPSNNHDLYSIEDLAQLIEELKTVNPKALVSVKVPVIPGIGTIAVGIAKAGADVITLSGFEGGTGAARLHALKYAGLPVELGVRRVHRALVRAGLRDRVEIWADGGLKTAYDVLRMVLLGADRVGMATMAMVAIGCTICRGCQLDTCHVGITTQIETVEQALAHGLKRFVPQDLDRAVEQLTRFFEAKGEALRELVAALGARSLQELRGRADLLYQRDHLEELDLGYFFLPVEEPDWLKDTSAHVLRKPLNQLTRTVTEVVMAAYGEGSRRMVFQEGPVNSTDRALGAHLAGEIARRRLYGKGFDAEVELRFDAGSVAGNGLAAFNVEGLRVVVEGGAQDGVAKGAFGGTVAVLKGKNPYGAYVDGSVGKSFAYGAIGGLLVVEGMADSRFCIRLSGADVVLGGEPERPLRDDLGNLAARAQAKGFAFEYMTRGRALVLGDPGPWICSGMTGGRVYLRHWPEMGLTEEAMRRRLAKGAKVAVKPLDARGVEDVRELLSAYIGILKENKREEKTARLERLLEDLAQHFRMVEPVNQQVDQGVSTE, encoded by the coding sequence ATGACCCTGAAGGAAGCCTACCCGGATATCCCCCTAGGCCAGGATGCCTGCGGCATCATCGCCATGGCGGGAAAGAGCGGCAAGCCCTCCCACCGCATCGTGCGGCGCACCCTGGAAAGTCTCTACCGTATGGCCCATCGCGCGGGGGCTATCCGGGGCGAGGGGGACGGGACGGGCATCCAGACCGACATCCCCCGGGAGCTATGGACGGGGTTCCTGGAGAGGGCGGGGCACGATCCCAGGATCGCCTTCAACCCCCGCTTCTTCGTGGGGCACTTCTTCGTGCCCAAGGGGGAGGAGGGCCGCCTGGGGGAGTTCTTTGACCTCCTCAGGCGGGAGGGGCAGCGGCTTGGCGTGCGCCCGATCCACTTCCAAAGGGGAAAGGTGGCGAGCGAAGTCCTGGGCCCGGTGGGGCGGCGCACCGAGCCCCTCTTCCTCCAGGTGGCGGGCCTTTCCCCGGATGGGGACGCCCCCCTTTGGGAGCTGGGGCTAAGGTTGGAGGCCCAGTTCCCCGTCCACGTGGTCTCTCTCTCCACCCACAGCGTGGTCTACAAGGTGCGGGGGGCGGCGGAGCTTTTGAAGCGCTACTACCCCGAGCTCTCCCGCTCCGAGTTCAAAAGCGCCATCGCCCTGGGCCATAACCGCTACTCCACCAACACCCTCTCCACCTTTGAGCAGGTCCAGCCCTTCGGCCTCCTGGGCCACAACGGGGAGATCAACACCATCGAGCGCCTGAGGCGGGAGATGGACTTCCTCGGTATCCCCAGGACCGGGGGGTCGGACTCCCAGGACCTGAACCGGATGCTGGAGGGGCTCATCTACCGGTACGGCCTCACCCTGCCCGAGGCCGTGGACCTGGTCTTCCCCCCCGTCCTGGGGGAGATCAAGGGCCTCTCCCCGGAGCTTCAGGACCTCTACATGGCCCTAAGGCAGCGCTTTGGCCCCCTGGCCCAGGGCCCCGCGGCCATCGTGAGCCGCCACGGGGACGAGGCCGTCTTCGCCACGGACGCCATGGGCCTGAGGCCCCTTTGGCAGTTTGAAACCCCGTATGAGATCGTCTTCTCCTCGGAAAGGGGGGTTTTCAGCGCTGAGGAGTTCGTGACCGAGCCCAAGCCCCTGGCCCCGGGGGAGAAGGTCTACCTCCGCCTCACCAAGGAAGGGGCCCAGGTCCTTCCCTTTGACCGCCACCAGCGCCTGGTGCTGGAGCGCCTTTCCGCCAGGACCCCCGTGGCGGGGTACCGGGTCCACCTCCAGGGACCCCTGCGCCAGGCCCCGCCCCCGGTGGCCGGGGGGAGCGAGGCCCAGGTGGAGGAAAGGCCCGCCCCGCCCCCCCTGGGGCTGGAGAGGGCCTTTGGCTGGGACCGTTGGGATGGGGCCTACCTCGAGGCCCTGGCCAGGACCGGCAACGAGCCCATCGGCTCCCTGGGCTACGACGGCCCCCTGGCCGCCCTGAACCCGGAGAAGCCCAACCTCGCCGAGTTCTTCAAGGAGACGGTGGCGGTGGTGACCAACCCGGCCATCGACCGGGAACGGGAGATCGAGCACTTCTCCACCCGGACCCTCCTGGGCCGCCGCCCCTTGCCCCATGGCCAAGGGGGGGGCAGGGTGGAGGAGCTCCTCATCCCCCTCGTCCTGGAGGGCGACCAGCCCCTGGCCGAGGCCTTCGGCACCCTCACCCTCGAGGAGGTGAAGGCCCGCTTCCACACGGCTTTCCTGGTCCCCCAGTTCGCCGTGGAGGAGGGGCTCCTCGTGGGGCTCAGACGCCTGGAGGAGGAAGCCGTAAAGGCGGTGGAGGCGGGGGCCGAGGTCCTCATCCTCTCCGACCGGGAAGCCTTCCAAGGGGGGGTCTGGATTGACATCGGTCTGGCAGTGGCTGCGGTGAACCGGGCCCTCATGAGGCGGGGCCCGGACGGGGTGGCCCTGAGGCGGAAGACCTCCATCCTCGTCCACTCCGGCGGGGTGCGCAACCTCCACGACCTGGCCTTCCTCCTGGGGCTTGGGGCGGAGGCCGTGGCCCCTTGGCTTTTGGAGGAGAAGGCCAGGGCCCTGGAGGGGAGAAAGGGGGTGGCCAATGTCCTCGAGGCCCTCAGAAAGGGTCTGGAAAAGGTCATCTCCACCATGGGCATCCACGAGCTCAGGGGCTACGGGAAGATCTTCAGCTCTTTGGGCCTCAAGCCGGAGCTGGCGGAGTACTTCGGCACCCGGAACTTCCTGGGCTCGGAAAGCGGGGGGTACGGCTTCTTGGAGCTGGAGCGCACCCTTCTGGAGCGGGAGGGCTTCTTCCGGGCGGAAAAGGTCATGCCCGCCAAGGACTTCCGCTTCAACCCCAGGATCTACAAGGCGGCCCAGGAGGTGGCCACGGGCCAGGCCCCTTACAGCCACTTCCAGGAGAAGGTGCGCTCCTTGGAAAGGGAAAGCCCGGTGGCGGCGAGGCAGCTACTGGAGGTGCGCTTCCCCGAGCGGAGCGGGGTGGCCCCCGAGGAGGTGGACCTCTCCGTAAAGGGGCATTCCCTGCCCTTTGTCATTAGCGCCATGAGCTTTGGCTCCCAAGGAGAGGCGGCCTTTCGGGCCTATGCGGAGGCGGCCAAGCGCCTCAACATGCTCTGCATCAACGGGGAGGGCGGGGAGATCCCCGACATGCTGGGCAAGTACACCTACTGGCGGGGGCAACAAGTGGCCTCGGGTCGCTTTGGCGTCCACGCCTACATGCTGAACTCCGCCAGCGTCATTGAGATCAAGATCGGCCAGGGGGCCAAACCCGGGGAGGGGGGGCACCTCCCCGGCAAGAAGGTCTCCCCCAAGGTGGCCGCTGCCCGCAACGCCGTCCCCGGGGTAGACCTCATCAGTCCCTCCAACAACCACGACCTCTACTCCATTGAGGACTTGGCCCAGCTCATCGAGGAGTTGAAGACGGTAAACCCCAAGGCCTTGGTCTCGGTGAAGGTGCCGGTGATCCCTGGGATCGGCACCATCGCCGTGGGCATCGCCAAAGCGGGGGCCGACGTCATCACCCTCTCCGGGTTTGAGGGGGGCACGGGGGCGGCCCGGCTCCACGCCCTCAAATACGCGGGCCTCCCCGTGGAGCTGGGGGTGCGCCGGGTCCACCGGGCCTTGGTGCGGGCGGGGCTCCGGGACCGGGTGGAGATCTGGGCCGACGGGGGCCTCAAGACCGCCTACGACGTCCTCCGCATGGTCCTCCTGGGGGCGGACCGGGTGGGCATGGCCACCATGGCCATGGTGGCCATCGGCTGCACCATCTGCCGCGGCTGCCAGCTGGACACCTGCCACGTGGGCATCACCACCCAGATTGAGACGGTGGAGCAGGCCCTGGCCCACGGCCTCAAGCGCTTCGTGCCCCAGGATTTAGACCGGGCCGTGGAGCAGCTCACCCGTTTCTTTGAGGCCAAGGGGGAAGCCTTGAGGGAGCTCGTGGCCGCCCTGGGGGCCCGTTCCTTGCAGGAGCTCAGGGGGCGGGCCGACCTCCTCTACCAGCGGGACCACCTGGAGGAGCTGGACCTCGGCTACTTCTTCCTCCCCGTGGAGGAGCCCGACTGGCTCAAGGACACTTCGGCTCATGTCCTCAGGAAGCCCCTAAACCAGCTTACCCGCACGGTCACCGAGGTGGTCATGGCCGCCTACGGGGAGGGGAGCCGGCGAATGGTCTTCCAGGAGGGGCCGGTGAACTCCACGGACCGGGCCCTGGGGGCCCACCTGGCGGGGGAGATCGCCCGGAGGCGGCTTTACGGCAAGGGCTTTGATGCCGAGGTGGAGCTCCGCTTTGACGCGGGAAGCGTGGCTGGGAATGGCCTCGCCGCCTTCAACGTGGAGGGGCTTAGGGTGGTGGTGGAGGGCGGGGCCCAGGACGGGGTGGCCAAGGGCGCCTTCGGGGGCACCGTGGCCGTTCTCAAAGGGAAGAACCCCTACGGGGCCTACGTGGACGGCTCCGTGGGCAAGAGCTTCGCCTACGGGGCCATCGGGGGGCTGCTCGTGGTGGAAGGGATGGCGGATAGCCGCTTCTGCATAAGGCTATCCGGGGCGGACGTGGTCCTGGGAGGGGAGCCGGAGCGCCCCTTGAGGGACGACCTGGGCAACCTGGCGGCCCGGGCCCAGGCCAAGGGCTTTGCCTTTGAGTACATGACCCGGGGGCGGGCCCTGGTCCTGGGGGACCCGGGGCCTTGGATCTGCTCGGGCATGACGGGGGGGCGGGTCTACCTGCGCCACTGGCCGGAGATGGGCCTCACAGAGGAGGCCATGCGCCGCCGCCTGGCCAAGGGGGCCAAGGTGGCGGTGAAGCCCCTGGACGCCCGGGGGGTGGAGGACGTGCGGGAGCTCCTTTCCGCTTACATCGGGATCCTTAAGGAGAACAAGCGGGAGGAGAAGACGGCCCGCCTGGAGAGGCTTCTAGAGGACCTGGCCCAGCACTTCCGCATGGTGGAGCCCGTGAACCAGCAGGTGGACCAGGGCGTGAGCACGGAGTGA
- a CDS encoding transglycosylase SLT domain-containing protein yields the protein MRRFWLLLLLAACRAQGLPEPYATLQAGDPQALRQMALGGEGYARLLAGWMLLGQEGIPLSERAEYAWRYALFLEGARAFEPGWQPQGAWRAAAPLLEAARDPRAFSAWARLLPDGEAVAALLRLGEGERLWEALFRGRAYRDLLEVLPPDRRPDLRAQALFRLGRYREALPFYQAWAAENPRGYLGLGYALWRLGRREEALSALARYNHPEARYAQGRILEEGGLFLEAVAAYRRSTSEGLWRATGLLERMGLGREAIPLYLELARGDSVYADDAALRAYFLAGELGLQEARREAYASLRGGLGLLLGKNPEAPPPAPVFPPPLEAPLVEALVRGGKEAWARGVVRYALWARPRDWPSLVPLYYRLGIYREGIRAAWPTALAYPRAYRDWVEAYARREGLDPNLLFAILHVESRFDPRAVSPTGALGLAQFLRSTWADVARMLSEPPADPFDPESAIRYAARYLRWLLERCQGAGLEGLEATACAVTAYNGGIGYTLRGMAREGGLYPFFRFQERDEPREYLAKVFSAYAAYRAIP from the coding sequence GTGCGCAGGTTTTGGCTCCTCCTCCTCTTGGCGGCTTGCCGGGCCCAGGGCCTCCCCGAACCCTACGCCACCCTCCAGGCAGGGGATCCCCAGGCCCTCCGCCAGATGGCCCTTGGGGGGGAGGGGTACGCCCGCCTATTGGCGGGCTGGATGCTCCTAGGGCAAGAGGGCATTCCCCTATCGGAACGGGCGGAGTACGCTTGGCGCTACGCCCTCTTCCTGGAAGGAGCTAGAGCCTTTGAACCGGGGTGGCAGCCCCAGGGGGCCTGGCGGGCAGCGGCCCCCCTTCTGGAGGCGGCCCGGGACCCCCGGGCCTTCTCCGCCTGGGCCAGGCTCCTGCCCGATGGGGAGGCGGTGGCGGCCCTCCTCCGCCTGGGAGAAGGGGAGAGGCTGTGGGAGGCCCTTTTCCGGGGGCGGGCCTACAGGGACCTCCTAGAGGTCCTCCCTCCCGACCGGAGGCCAGACCTGAGGGCCCAGGCCCTCTTTCGGCTGGGGCGTTACCGGGAAGCCTTGCCCTTTTACCAGGCCTGGGCGGCGGAGAACCCTAGGGGGTACCTAGGCCTGGGATACGCCCTATGGCGGCTTGGGCGAAGGGAAGAGGCCCTTTCGGCCTTGGCCCGGTACAACCACCCTGAGGCCCGGTACGCCCAGGGGAGGATTCTGGAGGAGGGCGGGTTGTTCCTCGAGGCCGTGGCCGCCTACCGCCGGAGCACCTCCGAGGGCCTGTGGCGGGCCACGGGGCTCTTGGAGCGCATGGGCCTTGGGCGGGAGGCGATCCCCCTCTACCTGGAGCTGGCCCGGGGGGACAGCGTCTATGCGGACGACGCCGCCCTCAGGGCCTATTTCCTGGCAGGGGAGTTGGGCCTCCAGGAGGCCCGGAGGGAGGCCTACGCCTCCCTCCGCGGGGGGCTGGGCCTCCTTCTGGGCAAGAACCCAGAAGCCCCTCCCCCCGCCCCGGTCTTCCCCCCGCCCTTGGAGGCCCCCCTGGTGGAGGCCCTGGTGCGGGGCGGGAAGGAGGCCTGGGCCCGAGGGGTGGTGCGCTACGCCCTGTGGGCCCGCCCCCGGGACTGGCCCAGCCTGGTGCCCCTCTACTACCGCCTGGGGATCTACCGGGAGGGCATCCGGGCCGCCTGGCCCACCGCCTTGGCCTACCCCCGGGCTTACCGGGACTGGGTGGAGGCCTACGCCAGGAGGGAGGGCCTGGACCCCAACCTCCTCTTCGCCATCCTCCACGTGGAAAGCCGCTTTGACCCAAGGGCGGTGAGCCCCACGGGGGCCTTGGGCCTGGCCCAGTTCCTCAGGAGCACCTGGGCCGATGTGGCCAGGATGCTCTCCGAACCCCCCGCCGACCCCTTTGACCCCGAGAGCGCCATCCGCTACGCCGCCCGCTACCTGCGCTGGCTCCTGGAGAGATGCCAGGGGGCGGGGCTGGAGGGCCTCGAGGCCACGGCTTGTGCCGTCACCGCCTACAACGGGGGGATCGGCTACACCCTGAGGGGGATGGCCCGGGAAGGGGGGCTTTACCCCTTCTTCCGCTTCCAGGAGAGGGACGAGCCCCGGGAGTATCTGGCCAAGGTCTTCTCCGCCTACGCCGCCTACAGGGCCATCCCCTAG